One genomic segment of Calonectris borealis chromosome 18, bCalBor7.hap1.2, whole genome shotgun sequence includes these proteins:
- the LOC142090384 gene encoding T-box-containing protein TBX6L, whose product MPQAAPLTCQCYWFLSLLVDVKTPCEALPSPSLEPYPQSSIVVTLEDMGLWMKFHQIGTEMIITKSGRRMFPQCKIKVSGLIPYAKYLMLVDFVPMDNFRYKWNKDQWEVAGKAEPQLPCRTYVHPDSPAPGSHWMKEPVSFQKLKLTNNTLDQHGHIILHSMHRYKPRFHIVQADDLFSVRWSIFQVFSFPETVFTSVTAYQNEQITKLKIDNNPFAKGFREHGKNTRREGRAKCQKPSPAKGQKRKLHEEKESGAEERDFEKDENADVKEETNSIVVSSGYPFWVSEQNGSHAFPAASPVPADQREGLAREQQVPTPSYQTYRFHEAGDSQQLPTRDAATLNDFRARCHPLDLAMVPEHDSKQLPDGFANLPPLPPPLPPPQDYTGVVNMALDSVGKPGARAPMYSPYGTEQGLGQWMVPSHSQYRAMSYSAFSTEYNTQGAPGHAHGTMAEWSQYPLFPYACW is encoded by the exons ATGCCGCAGGCAGCTCCTCTGACGTGCCAGTG CTActggtttctctctctcctggtAGACGTGAAAACGCCGTGTGAGGCACTTCCTTCCCCCAGCCTGGAGCCCTACCCGCAGAGCTCCATTGTGGTCACCCTCGAGGACATGGGTCTCTGGATGAAGTTTCATCAGATAGGAACTGAGATGATCATCACCAAGTCTGGCAG ACGAATGTTTCCACAATGCAAAATCAAAGTCTCTGGCTTAATCCCATATGCCAAGTACCTCATGCTGGTAGATTTTGTGCCAATGGACAACTTCAGGTACAAG TGGAATAAAGATCAGTGGGAAgttgctggaaaagcagagccccagctcCCTTGTCGCACCTATGTCCACCCAGATTCCCCAGCTCCTGGCAGCCACTGGATGAAAGAACCCGTGTCCTTCCAAAAACTGAAGCTCACCAACAACACTCTGGATCAACACGGGCAT ATCATCCTCCACTCCATGCACCGTTACAAGCCGCGCTTCCACATTGTGCAGGCAGATGACCTCTTCAGTGTCCGCTGGAGCATCTTCCAAGTCTTCAGCTTCCCTGAGACTGTCTTCACTTCTGTTACTGCCTACCAGAATGAGCAG attaCAAAGCTCAAGATTGACAATAATCCATTTGCTAAAGGTTTCCGTGAGCATGGCAAGAACACTCGAAG GGAAGGACGAGCCAAATGCCAGAAGCctagtccagccaagggccagaAGAGGAAGCTGCACGAGGAAAAGGAATCCGGTGCTGAGGAACGTG ATTTTGAGAAAGATGAGAATGCAGATGTGAAGGAAGAGACTAACTCCATCGTGGTCAGCAGCGGATACCCTTTCTGGGTCTCGGAGCAGAATGGCAGCCATGCCTTCCCTGCAGCATCGCCGGTGCCAGCTGACCAGAGGGAGGGTCTGGCCAGAGAGCAGCAAGTGCCTACGCCGTCCTACCAGACATATCG GTTTCACGAAGCTGGGGACAGCCAGCAGCTTCCCACCCGCGATGCTGCAACCTTGAACGATTTCCGGGCAAGGTGCCACCCCTTGGATCTCGCCATGGTGCCCGAGCACGACTCCAAACAGCTCCCAGATGGCTTCGCCAACCTGCCTCCGCTCCCCccgcctctgcctcctccccaggaCTACACAGGAGTGGTGAACATGGCTCTAGACTCCGTCGGGAAACCCGGGGCCCGAGCGCCCATGTACAGTCCCTACGGCACCGAGCAAGGCCTCGGCCAGTGGATGGTGCCTTCCCACAGCCAGTACAGGGCAATGAGCTACTCGGCCTTCTCCACAGAGTACAATACGCAGGGGGCTCCAGGACATGCCCACGGGACCATGGCAGAGTGGAGCCAGTACCCTCTGTTCCCATATGCCTGCTGGTGA